The nucleotide window AGATAATATCCTTATATTTCAATCAGTAATGCAATAAAAGTAATTGTTAATTTGTTTGTCACTTTCCAGACTTTTTGATGATATTATTCACTCGTGCCCATCCTGCTTGACAGCGGAATCCGATTGTTCGACAATATCAACACCGGGTACATTCGCAAAGATAATCAAGGATGCTGAAAATACGTTTTTGGGAGGCTACGCGGGCTATTTTCAAGATCCTGATGATCATTTGTGGGAAGTTGTTTGGAATCCTGAATGGTGAGTCAAGAAATAAGGATCTATGAGCAAATTCCCTGACCAAATTATTGAAAAAATATTAATATCAGGAGGAGACCTTATGAAAATATTTAGCAAGTATAATTTAGGGAAGATTGAATTAAAAAACAGAATTGTGATGGCTCCCATGACACGCTCAAGAGCAATTGACAATATCCCTAATGATATTATGGTGAAATACTATAAACAGAGAGCCGGGGCAGGACTAATAATTACAGAAGGGACAGCACCATCAGCTAATGGCGTGGGTTATCCCCGTATACCTGGTATTTATAACGATAACCAAATACGGGGATGGGAAAAAATCACAGATGCTGTTCACAGTAAAGAGGGGAAAATATTCTTACAGTTGATGCATACAGGTCGTGTATCCCACCCGGAGAACATGAAGCCAGGCACAAAAATTATTGCCCCATCAGCTATTGCAATGAGTGGTGAAATGTATACCGATACTAAAGGATTACAACCATACCCAGTTCCACTGGAAATGACTTTACAAGATATTGAAAAAGCTCAAAATGAATTTGTACAGGCAGCCAGGAATGCCATTGAAGCAGGTTTTGATGGGGTAGAAGTTCATGGTGCCAATGGATATCTGATTGATCAGTTTATCAACCCTGCATCAAATCATCGAAATGATGGCTATGGAAATTCAATTCAAAACCGCTGCAGATTCGCAATCGAAGTGGCTCAAAAAGTGGCAGACGCTGTTAGCTCAGAAAAAACTGGTATTCGACTTTCTCCCTATGGTGTGTTCAATGATATGATTATTTTTGATGATATCGAACAGACCTATGAATATCTGGCAGACTGCCTGGGGAAAATAAAATTAGCTTATATACATATTGTTAATCATTCTTCTATGGGAGCGCCGGAAGTTCCTGAATCTGTAATATCAAAAATCCGTAAGGCTTTTGGTGGTACCATTATTGCCAGTGGAGGATTGGATAAAGAAAAAGCAGAGAAAATATTAGAAGAGGAAAAAGCTGATTTGGTAGCATTTGGCAGGGCATTTCTATCTAACCCGGACCTCGTAAATAAAATGAAAAATGATCTGCCTTTAAATAAACCTGATTATGATACCTTCTATACTCCTGGCGAAAAAGGTTATATTGATTATCCTTAAAGGGTATGCGTCCATAAGAAAAACTCTGCCACATACAATAGCAATAACAAAAACCACCCTGCGAGGATGGACTGGGTTCTTATCTCAAATACCTCTTTCAGTACCTTTCTATTTGCAATAATATTTGCAATTTCCCGTATTTTTGTGTTAGCCTTTTTAGAGCTTTAAAACACTAATACTTATCATCCTCAAAGGGAGGCAAATATTATGAAAAGACAACAGACGCTTATCTGGATTGCAATGCTGGGAGCCATATTCATGATGGAGGCTGCCAGTTTTGGAGAGGAACGTGTGACGGTAATCATCGAGAAGGGGACTCTGGCGTTTTCCCCACAGGAGGTGACTATCAAAAAGGGAGACAGCATCCGCTGGAACAATAAGGCTGAGGAGCAACATTTTCTGACAGCCTCTAAATCATCCGAGCAGCTCGAGACCCTGACCCGACAGTCCGACCTTCTGCTGTTTAAGACAATGGAGAAGGGAGAGGTCTACGAAAAGACCTTCACGG belongs to Nitrospirota bacterium and includes:
- a CDS encoding alkene reductase, yielding MKIFSKYNLGKIELKNRIVMAPMTRSRAIDNIPNDIMVKYYKQRAGAGLIITEGTAPSANGVGYPRIPGIYNDNQIRGWEKITDAVHSKEGKIFLQLMHTGRVSHPENMKPGTKIIAPSAIAMSGEMYTDTKGLQPYPVPLEMTLQDIEKAQNEFVQAARNAIEAGFDGVEVHGANGYLIDQFINPASNHRNDGYGNSIQNRCRFAIEVAQKVADAVSSEKTGIRLSPYGVFNDMIIFDDIEQTYEYLADCLGKIKLAYIHIVNHSSMGAPEVPESVISKIRKAFGGTIIASGGLDKEKAEKILEEEKADLVAFGRAFLSNPDLVNKMKNDLPLNKPDYDTFYTPGEKGYIDYP
- a CDS encoding cupredoxin domain-containing protein — translated: MKRQQTLIWIAMLGAIFMMEAASFGEERVTVIIEKGTLAFSPQEVTIKKGDSIRWNNKAEEQHFLTASKSSEQLETLTRQSDLLLFKTMEKGEVYEKTFTDVGTFFYHCGIHDKMWGKITVEE